The proteins below are encoded in one region of Brachyspira intermedia PWS/A:
- a CDS encoding tetratricopeptide repeat protein: MKKSNENTSLKYLELAKEKEEIGEYKEALEYYEKSIEEDPDNIEAYFGLNLINSYIEMEKELKNDDASDNINKHIEFFNIFNEFLNKK, translated from the coding sequence ATGAAAAAATCAAATGAAAATACTTCATTAAAATATTTAGAATTGGCAAAAGAGAAAGAGGAAATTGGAGAATATAAAGAGGCATTAGAATATTATGAAAAATCTATAGAAGAAGATCCTGATAATATAGAAGCCTATTTTGGACTTAATTTAATTAATTCATATATTGAAATGGAAAAAGAATTAAAAAATGATGATGCTTCAGATAATATAAATAAGCATATAGAATTTTTTAATATATTTAATGAATTTTTAAATAAAAAATAA
- a CDS encoding MFS transporter, with the protein MSNIDNIDNNVSNVSENKLLAIIALVLLSFALGTSEFIVIGVLTEIAEGFNITEVKAGGLVSMFALAYSICTPFSAAFAGKFNRFHFIIFASILFIAGNFLCSLASNYTFLLIIRMFIAIISGALISVSISFSPYISTKDKRPMVVAWIYSGFSIASIFGVPIGTSISYYFGWRASFIFISIFSAVMLVLMFATLPKNTPTHKVKLLGQFILFKDTRFILSTFTILFGAASSYVLYTYLKPIFLDYIHIPNKYISAALLVFGVTVLFSNLLSGKLAEHNGVYRLRYVFMMQFICMIVLPFALLNAISSSIVILIIGFLMYLMNSPVQLNILDFTEREYPSCLTLASSNNSFSFNFGIALGSFVGSTIFDNFGIRWVGFGGAVLSTLAFLCIVYLYKINSKTNNV; encoded by the coding sequence ATGTCTAATATAGATAATATAGATAATAATGTAAGTAATGTTTCAGAAAATAAATTACTAGCCATAATTGCTTTAGTGCTTCTTAGTTTTGCATTAGGTACAAGCGAGTTTATAGTTATAGGAGTATTAACGGAAATAGCCGAAGGTTTTAATATTACAGAGGTTAAAGCAGGCGGACTTGTATCTATGTTTGCCCTAGCCTATTCAATATGTACCCCATTTTCAGCAGCTTTTGCAGGTAAATTTAATAGATTTCATTTTATAATATTTGCAAGCATACTATTTATAGCAGGAAATTTCTTATGTTCATTAGCCTCAAATTATACATTCCTTCTTATTATAAGAATGTTTATAGCTATAATATCAGGAGCATTAATATCAGTTTCAATATCATTCAGTCCTTATATATCAACAAAAGATAAAAGACCTATGGTTGTAGCTTGGATTTATTCAGGATTCAGTATAGCTTCAATATTCGGTGTCCCTATAGGCACAAGCATAAGTTATTATTTCGGATGGCGTGCTTCTTTTATATTTATCTCTATTTTCAGTGCTGTTATGCTTGTTTTAATGTTCGCTACTCTTCCAAAAAACACACCTACTCATAAAGTTAAACTATTAGGACAATTTATATTATTCAAAGATACTAGATTCATATTAAGCACTTTCACAATACTTTTTGGTGCCGCTTCTTCTTATGTGCTTTATACATATTTAAAGCCTATTTTCCTTGACTATATTCATATACCTAATAAATATATAAGTGCCGCATTATTAGTTTTCGGAGTTACAGTTCTTTTCAGTAATCTTCTTTCTGGAAAATTAGCAGAGCATAATGGAGTATATAGATTAAGATATGTATTTATGATGCAGTTTATATGTATGATAGTATTGCCTTTTGCACTTCTTAATGCTATAAGTTCTTCTATTGTTATATTAATAATAGGATTTTTAATGTACTTAATGAACTCGCCTGTTCAATTAAACATTTTGGACTTTACAGAGAGAGAATACCCCTCTTGTTTAACATTAGCTTCATCAAATAATTCATTTTCTTTCAACTTTGGTATAGCTTTAGGTTCTTTTGTAGGAAGTACCATATTTGATAATTTTGGCATAAGATGGGTAGGATTTGGAGGAGCTGTATTATCAACACTGGCTTTTCTTTGCATTGTCTATCTTTATAAAATCAATAGCAAAACAAATAATGTATGA
- a CDS encoding rubrerythrin family protein, giving the protein MDLKNSKTAENLKTAFMGEAMARCKYMYYAEKAREDGMENLALAYEKASRNEQEHGKLWFERYHGILSKDENLRDAIAGETYESEDMYLKFAKTAKDEGFTDIAMLFEHVAKIEEGHKKMFEQYLDGSNTNLDKWQCPKCGYVHKDSKAPKRCPVCEQYRVGGSN; this is encoded by the coding sequence ATGGATTTAAAAAATTCAAAAACAGCGGAAAATTTAAAAACTGCTTTTATGGGGGAAGCTATGGCTAGGTGCAAATATATGTACTATGCTGAAAAAGCTAGAGAAGATGGAATGGAAAATCTAGCATTAGCCTATGAAAAAGCTTCGAGAAATGAGCAGGAACATGGTAAATTATGGTTTGAAAGATACCATGGAATTTTATCAAAAGATGAAAATTTAAGAGATGCTATTGCAGGTGAAACTTATGAATCTGAGGATATGTATTTAAAATTTGCAAAAACTGCTAAAGATGAAGGATTCACAGATATAGCTATGCTTTTTGAACATGTTGCTAAAATAGAAGAAGGACATAAAAAGATGTTTGAGCAGTACCTAGATGGAAGCAACACTAATCTTGATAAATGGCAATGTCCAAAATGCGGATATGTACACAAAGATTCTAAAGCACCTAAAAGATGTCCTGTATGCGAACAATACAGAGTTGGGGGAAGTAATTAA
- a CDS encoding MIP/aquaporin family protein produces MYSKKAEFLAELIGSFFLILLGCGVVASVLIGNNGAPVNIHIAWGLAVMFGAYVSGKISGAHLNPALTLALAVTGRFPWNKVWYYVIAQMIGCFLGAAVVFAVYYAKWIEVDPTLSTTAGVFTTFPAVPGFLPGFIDQVVGTFILVFLILTTGDANNTPAGSNLGYLIVGLIIVVIGMSFGFMHGYAINPARDLGPRLFAVVAGFKNNGLTDGTNIWIVPIIGPIVGAVLGAVLYDFTIGKSLAKDKLQ; encoded by the coding sequence ATGTATAGTAAAAAAGCTGAATTTTTAGCTGAATTAATAGGTTCTTTCTTTCTAATTTTATTGGGATGCGGAGTTGTTGCTTCAGTATTAATAGGAAATAACGGAGCTCCAGTTAATATTCATATAGCTTGGGGACTTGCTGTTATGTTTGGTGCTTATGTATCCGGTAAAATAAGCGGTGCTCATTTAAATCCCGCTCTTACTTTAGCATTAGCCGTTACAGGCAGATTTCCTTGGAATAAAGTATGGTATTATGTTATAGCTCAGATGATAGGATGTTTCCTTGGTGCAGCTGTAGTATTTGCTGTTTATTATGCTAAATGGATAGAAGTAGACCCTACATTAAGTACTACAGCAGGAGTATTTACAACTTTCCCAGCTGTTCCAGGATTCTTACCAGGTTTTATAGACCAGGTAGTAGGAACATTTATACTTGTATTCTTAATTCTTACAACAGGTGATGCTAATAATACACCAGCAGGTTCTAATTTAGGATACTTAATAGTTGGACTTATAATAGTTGTTATAGGTATGTCATTTGGATTTATGCATGGTTATGCTATAAACCCAGCTAGAGATTTAGGCCCTAGACTTTTTGCTGTTGTTGCAGGATTTAAAAATAATGGACTTACAGATGGAACTAATATATGGATAGTTCCTATAATAGGACCTATAGTAGGTGCTGTTTTAGGTGCTGTTTTATATGATTTCACAATAGGAAAGTCATTGGCTAAAGATAAACTTCAATAA
- the glpK gene encoding glycerol kinase GlpK, giving the protein MSKYVVAIDQGTTSSRAIVFDYDQNMVSVAQKEFTQIYPHEGWVEHNAAEIWATQFGVLQEAIQIAGVKPEEIAAIGITNQRETTVVWDKNTGEPIYNAIVWQCRRTAPICDELKQKGLDTYIRENTGLVVDAYFSGTKIKWILDNVPGAREKANKGDLLFGTIDTWLVWKLTGGKVHVTDYTNASRTMIYNIKDLKWDENILRELNIPMSMLPEVKDSSCVYGYAHINGKEVPISGIAGDQQSALFGQAGFNKGDTKNTYGTGSFILMNVGENFILSKNGLITTIGIGYKGKIEYALEGSVFIAGAVIQWVRDELRLLHDAKDTEYFATKVKDTNGVYLVPAFVGLGAPYWDMYARGCLVGITRGVNRSHIIRAAEEAIAYQSKDVIDAMVADSGVKLASLKVDGGACRDNFLMQFQSDIINTKVLRPQITETTALGAAYLAGLAVGFWKDKDEIANRWKLEREFTPSISEEERKKKYMGWKKAVERSRGWAL; this is encoded by the coding sequence ATGTCAAAATATGTAGTTGCAATAGATCAAGGTACAACAAGCAGCAGAGCCATAGTATTTGATTATGATCAAAATATGGTATCAGTTGCTCAGAAAGAGTTTACACAAATTTATCCTCATGAAGGCTGGGTTGAACATAATGCTGCTGAAATATGGGCTACTCAGTTCGGTGTATTACAGGAAGCTATACAGATTGCAGGTGTTAAGCCTGAAGAAATAGCTGCTATTGGTATAACTAACCAAAGAGAAACTACTGTAGTATGGGATAAAAATACAGGAGAACCTATTTATAATGCTATAGTTTGGCAATGTAGAAGAACTGCTCCTATCTGTGATGAATTGAAACAAAAAGGTCTTGATACATACATAAGAGAAAATACTGGATTAGTTGTTGATGCTTATTTCTCAGGTACTAAAATAAAATGGATACTTGATAATGTTCCTGGTGCTAGAGAAAAAGCTAATAAAGGCGATTTGCTTTTTGGTACTATAGATACTTGGCTTGTATGGAAACTTACTGGTGGTAAAGTTCATGTTACTGACTATACTAATGCATCAAGAACTATGATATATAATATTAAAGACTTAAAATGGGATGAAAACATTTTAAGAGAATTAAATATACCTATGAGTATGCTTCCGGAAGTAAAAGATTCTTCTTGCGTTTATGGATATGCTCATATTAATGGTAAAGAAGTTCCTATATCAGGTATAGCAGGAGACCAGCAGTCTGCTTTATTTGGACAAGCTGGATTCAATAAGGGTGATACTAAAAATACTTATGGCACAGGAAGCTTCATTCTTATGAATGTTGGTGAAAACTTTATATTAAGCAAAAACGGATTAATTACTACTATAGGTATTGGATATAAAGGAAAAATTGAATATGCTTTGGAAGGTTCTGTATTTATAGCTGGTGCCGTTATACAATGGGTAAGAGATGAATTAAGACTTCTTCATGATGCTAAAGATACAGAATATTTTGCTACAAAAGTAAAAGATACTAACGGTGTTTATTTAGTACCTGCATTCGTTGGTCTTGGTGCTCCTTATTGGGATATGTATGCTAGAGGCTGTTTAGTAGGTATTACCAGAGGAGTTAATAGAAGCCATATAATAAGAGCTGCTGAAGAAGCTATTGCTTATCAGAGTAAAGATGTTATTGATGCTATGGTTGCTGACAGCGGTGTTAAACTTGCTTCATTAAAAGTTGACGGCGGAGCATGCAGAGATAATTTCTTAATGCAGTTCCAATCTGACATCATCAATACAAAAGTTCTTCGTCCTCAAATCACTGAAACTACTGCTTTGGGTGCTGCTTATTTGGCAGGTCTTGCTGTAGGATTCTGGAAGGATAAAGATGAGATTGCTAACAGATGGAAGTTAGAGAGAGAATTCACTCCTTCTATTTCTGAAGAAGAAAGAAAGAAAAAATATATGGGCTGGAAAAAAGCTGTTGAGAGATCAAGAGGCTGGGCTTTATAA
- a CDS encoding NAD(P)/FAD-dependent oxidoreductase → MYDILIIGAGVSGTSSARELARYKANICVVERGEDVCSGTSKSNSGIVHAGFDAANGSLMAKLNVLGNKMMPKIAKDLDVPFKQNGSLVVCTNEEDMPNLQAIYDRGIKNGVEGLQILNREEVHKKEPNLNDNVCAALYAPTGGIVDPFILNIAYAENAHANGVEFKFDTEVINIKKLDDGTFEVETNNGTIKTKYVVNAAGVYADKFHNMMSKNKIHITPRRGDYILLDKEVDNLVTSTIFALPTKLGKGILVTPTAHGNIMLGPTAIDIEDKEGLNTTAEGLAQIIEKSKMTVKNIPYNKVITSFCGLRPHEDNHEFIIKELEDCEGFFDCAGIESPGLVSSPAIGVMVADIVSKKGNFEKKENFIETRKGITHFNALSNEEKNKLIKENPLYGHIICRCEKVTEGEIVEAIKSPIGAKSIDGVKRRVRAGLGRCQGGFCSPKIIEILARELNVSPLTITKCGKGSEIVIGYDKETF, encoded by the coding sequence ATGTATGATATATTGATTATAGGAGCAGGAGTTTCAGGCACTTCTTCAGCCAGAGAATTAGCCAGATACAAAGCTAATATATGTGTTGTTGAAAGAGGCGAAGATGTTTGTTCCGGAACTTCAAAATCCAATAGCGGAATAGTGCATGCAGGTTTTGATGCTGCAAATGGTTCTCTTATGGCTAAATTAAATGTTTTAGGCAATAAGATGATGCCAAAAATAGCAAAAGACCTTGATGTGCCTTTCAAACAAAATGGTTCATTGGTTGTTTGTACTAATGAAGAGGATATGCCTAATTTACAGGCTATATATGACAGAGGAATAAAAAATGGAGTTGAAGGACTTCAAATATTAAACAGAGAAGAAGTTCATAAAAAAGAGCCTAATCTTAATGATAATGTATGTGCTGCCTTATATGCACCTACAGGCGGTATAGTTGATCCTTTCATTTTAAATATAGCTTATGCTGAAAATGCTCATGCTAATGGAGTTGAGTTCAAGTTTGATACTGAAGTAATTAATATTAAAAAACTTGATGATGGAACTTTTGAAGTAGAAACTAATAATGGCACTATAAAAACAAAATATGTTGTAAATGCTGCTGGTGTTTATGCTGATAAATTCCATAACATGATGAGTAAAAACAAAATACATATTACTCCTAGAAGAGGCGATTATATATTACTTGATAAGGAAGTTGATAATCTTGTAACTTCTACAATATTTGCATTGCCTACTAAATTGGGTAAAGGTATTTTAGTTACTCCTACAGCTCATGGCAATATAATGCTTGGACCTACTGCTATTGATATAGAAGATAAAGAGGGATTAAATACTACTGCTGAAGGTCTTGCTCAGATTATAGAGAAATCTAAAATGACAGTTAAAAATATTCCTTATAATAAAGTTATTACTTCATTCTGCGGACTTCGCCCTCATGAAGATAATCATGAATTTATTATAAAAGAACTTGAAGACTGTGAAGGATTCTTTGATTGTGCCGGTATAGAATCTCCTGGACTTGTTTCTTCTCCTGCCATAGGAGTTATGGTTGCTGATATAGTAAGTAAAAAAGGAAATTTTGAGAAGAAAGAAAACTTTATAGAAACTAGAAAAGGAATCACACATTTCAATGCTCTTTCTAATGAAGAGAAAAATAAACTTATAAAAGAAAATCCTTTATACGGACATATAATTTGCAGATGTGAAAAGGTAACAGAAGGTGAAATAGTAGAAGCTATAAAAAGCCCTATAGGAGCTAAATCTATTGACGGAGTAAAAAGAAGAGTAAGAGCAGGACTTGGAAGATGTCAGGGCGGTTTCTGTTCTCCTAAGATTATAGAGATATTAGCTAGAGAACTTAATGTTTCTCCTTTAACTATTACAAAATGTGGAAAAGGTTCTGAAATAGTTATTGGTTATGACAAGGAAACTTTTTGA
- a CDS encoding NAD(P)/FAD-dependent oxidoreductase: MESYDVVVIGGGPAGLAAAISAKENGIDNLLMLERDAVLGGILNQCIHNGFGLHRFGEELTGPEYAYRFIEKVVDLNINYKLNTMVLDIVLNNDKTKKIIYINKEEGLVEINAKAVILAMGCRERSRGALNIPGFRPAGIFSAGAAQHLVNIEGYMPGKEVVILGSGDIGLIMARRMTFEGAKVKVVAEILPFSGGLKRNIVQCLDDFGIPLKLSHTVIDIKGKERLEGVTIAKVDENMKPIKGTEEYYSCDTLLLSVGLIPENELSKEIGVQINPITSGAIVNESLETNIDGVFSCGNVLHVHDLVDFVSEEAETAGKSAAAYVLKNKRRDDSNSISLKGSNGVRYTVPSMINTDNVDDHVMVRFRVANIFQNKFLNVYFDGERVIHKKHLIFAPGEMETVKLDKAMLSKEGLKNIEFKIEDN; this comes from the coding sequence ATGGAATCTTATGATGTTGTTGTTATAGGCGGAGGACCTGCCGGACTTGCCGCTGCCATTTCTGCTAAAGAAAATGGAATAGATAATTTACTTATGTTGGAAAGAGATGCCGTACTTGGAGGCATACTCAATCAATGCATACATAATGGTTTTGGACTTCATAGATTTGGTGAGGAGCTTACAGGACCTGAATATGCTTATAGATTTATAGAAAAAGTTGTTGATTTAAATATCAATTATAAACTTAATACTATGGTTTTGGATATTGTACTTAATAATGACAAAACTAAAAAGATTATTTATATAAACAAAGAAGAAGGTTTAGTTGAGATCAATGCCAAAGCTGTAATACTTGCTATGGGATGCCGTGAACGTTCAAGAGGAGCTTTGAATATACCGGGATTTAGACCTGCCGGAATATTTTCTGCCGGAGCTGCCCAGCATTTAGTTAATATAGAAGGATATATGCCCGGAAAAGAAGTTGTAATACTTGGTTCTGGTGATATAGGACTTATTATGGCTAGAAGAATGACTTTTGAAGGTGCTAAAGTTAAAGTAGTAGCTGAAATACTTCCTTTCTCCGGAGGACTTAAAAGAAATATAGTTCAATGTTTGGACGATTTCGGAATACCTCTTAAACTTAGTCATACAGTTATAGATATTAAAGGAAAAGAAAGACTTGAAGGCGTTACTATAGCAAAAGTCGATGAGAATATGAAGCCTATTAAAGGTACTGAAGAATATTATTCCTGCGATACTTTGCTTTTATCTGTTGGGCTTATTCCCGAAAATGAGCTTTCAAAAGAGATAGGCGTTCAAATTAACCCTATCACTTCAGGTGCTATAGTTAATGAAAGTTTAGAAACTAATATTGACGGAGTATTCTCTTGCGGTAATGTTCTTCATGTTCATGACTTAGTAGACTTTGTATCTGAAGAAGCTGAAACTGCAGGAAAGAGTGCCGCTGCTTATGTTCTTAAAAACAAAAGAAGAGACGACAGCAACTCTATTTCTTTAAAAGGTTCTAATGGAGTAAGATATACTGTTCCTTCTATGATTAATACTGACAATGTAGATGATCATGTAATGGTAAGATTCAGAGTAGCAAATATATTTCAGAATAAATTCTTGAATGTTTATTTTGACGGTGAGAGAGTAATACATAAAAAGCATTTGATATTTGCTCCGGGTGAAATGGAAACTGTAAAACTTGATAAAGCTATGCTTTCAAAAGAAGGCTTAAAGAATATTGAGTTTAAGATAGAAGATAATTAA
- a CDS encoding arginase family protein, whose protein sequence is MSKTIRLIYPQWQGGIISDWIKELNPEDSSRGYYLGAKLLSILAPQNDNHETLEVPVSLDIKNREIKNGIMDYDFIVSQTKNALDILSKNNPDKIITFGGECSVSVVPFTYLNKKYDNDAALIWIDAHPDITLPEDNTYAGYHAMAVSACMGNVDKNISYILPSKISADRILFVGLRDWERDEIKKRQEEYGITHFAPEAISSSSESVIEWLKKSNASKVLIHFDLDVLDPNEIIAAVGVSPNGMKINEAVRIINDIAKEKEIVGFTIAEHMPRIEIMLKNMMADLSLFNELNN, encoded by the coding sequence ATGAGTAAAACTATAAGATTGATTTATCCGCAGTGGCAGGGCGGAATTATATCTGATTGGATAAAGGAATTAAATCCTGAAGATTCTTCAAGAGGTTATTATCTTGGGGCAAAACTTCTTAGCATACTTGCACCTCAAAATGATAATCATGAAACTTTAGAAGTTCCTGTTTCTTTGGATATAAAAAACAGAGAAATAAAAAATGGTATTATGGATTATGATTTTATAGTATCTCAAACTAAAAATGCCTTAGATATTTTAAGCAAAAATAATCCCGATAAAATAATCACTTTTGGAGGCGAATGTTCTGTTAGTGTAGTGCCTTTCACATATTTAAATAAAAAATATGATAATGATGCTGCTTTAATTTGGATAGATGCTCATCCTGATATTACTTTGCCTGAAGATAATACTTATGCAGGATATCATGCTATGGCTGTTAGTGCTTGTATGGGTAATGTTGATAAAAATATAAGCTATATACTTCCAAGCAAAATTTCAGCTGATAGAATATTATTTGTAGGGCTTAGAGATTGGGAAAGAGATGAGATAAAAAAACGTCAAGAGGAATACGGCATAACTCATTTTGCTCCTGAAGCTATTTCTTCATCAAGTGAATCTGTAATAGAATGGCTAAAAAAATCTAATGCTTCTAAGGTTTTGATACATTTTGATTTAGATGTGCTTGATCCTAATGAGATAATAGCTGCTGTCGGTGTTTCTCCGAACGGAATGAAGATAAATGAAGCAGTGAGAATAATAAATGATATTGCCAAAGAAAAGGAAATTGTTGGCTTTACTATAGCGGAACATATGCCAAGAATTGAGATAATGCTTAAAAATATGATGGCAGATTTGAGTTTATTTAATGAGCTCAATAACTAA